TGCTTAAGCTCCAATTATGACCTTCTACCCAACTGGACTCTACTGCTGAGTTTAGGTTTCCTTGAATATCAGGAATTTTACAAGTAGTGATGGGATATTAGTGACCCAGTTAAGCTAAAAGGAAAATAAGTAACATAAACCACGGGCCTGTACCATGAGGTAAGTTTAGCTTAGCCAGGAAGTTTTTGTACTTTCTGACTCAACAGATGATCATACGGATTAGAGTCTTGGCCGGTCAGACTGGCTTTTTTAACTCCCAGATCCCAGAAGAGATGATACTGGTACAAGTGGGATGTTGTCTGAACAAACCTGTCGAAatccacatacaggtccttctcaaaaaattagcatattgtgataaagttcattattttctataatgtaatgatgaaaatttaacagtcatatattttagattcattgcacactaactgaaatatttctggtcttttattgtcttaatacggatgattttggcatacagctcatgaaaacccaaaattcctatctcacaaaattagcatatttcatccgaccaataaaagaaaagtgtttttaatacaaacaacgtcaaccttcaaataatcatgtactgttatgcactcaatacttggtcgggaatcctttggcagaaatgactgcttcaatgcggcgtggcatggaggcaatcagcctgtggcactgctgaggtcttatggaggcccaggatgcttcgatagcggcctttagctcatccagagtgttgggtcttgagtctctcaacgttctcttcacaatatcccacagattctctatggggttcaggtcaggagagttggcaggccaattgagcacagtgataccatggtcagtaaaccatttaccagtggttttggcactgtgagcaggtgccaggtcgtgctgaaaaatgaaatcttcatctccataaagctcttcagcagatggaagcatgaagtgctccaaaatctcctgatagctagctgcattgaccctgcccttgataaaacacagtggaccaacaccagcagctgacacggcaccccagaccatcactgactgtgggtacttgacactggacttctggcattttggcatttccttctccccagtcttcctccagactctggcaccttgatttccgaatgacatgcagaatttgctttcatccgaaagaagtactttggaccactgagcaacagtccagggctgcttctctgtagcccaggactggggaatgcggcacctgtaggccatttcctgcacacgcctgtgcacggtggctctggatgtttctactccagactcagtccactgcttctgcaggtcccccaaggtctggaattggcccttctccacaatcttcctcagggtccggtcacctcttctcgttgtgcagccttttctgccacactttttccttcccacagacttcctactgaggtgccttgatacagcactctgggaacagcctattcgttcagaaatttctttctgtgtcttaccctcttgcttgagggtgtcaatagaggccttctggacagcagtcaggtcggcagtcttacccatgattggggttttgagtgatgaaccaggcttggagttttaaaggcctcaggaatcttttgcaggtgtttagagttaactcgttgattcagatgattaggttcatagctcgtttagagacccttttaataatatgctaattttgtgagataggaattttgggttttcaagagctgtatgccaaaatcatccatattaagacaataaaagacctgaaatatttcagttagtgtgcaatgaatctaaaatatatgaatgttaaaatttcatcatgacattatggaaaataatgaactttatcacaatatgctaattttttgagaaggacctgtatttctctCAAGAGGGATTTTAGATTAAAGAGGTGAAATGTAATCACATAAATCAGCCAGATGACACATCATCTGCGGGTGACAAATCCCAAAAGAAACATAAGGAAACTAATTAGAGGGGATGGATATTCTGGTCTGCTTTGTGTTTCTGACTGATTCGTTTACAATAACTATCATAGAACGCCTCACGTTACAAAAAGCGCAGTAAgaaaagtatttgcacccttgcagatttctttagtttgtttgtcacacttaaatgtttcaggtttAAACTAATTTCAATGTCAAAGATGAATCAAAGATAACCACCATTTTAGTAAGCGGAGTTTAATCTTACTCGggtctgattactgccagaacCAGACTCATGATGAAGAAATCACTtgaatagaacctgtctgacaacatgaagtaggctaaaagctTTCATTAGACAACACATCATGTCTGTTTTCGGATGGGGTGCCAGTAGGTGTGGCAACAGTAATTCTGATTATTTTTCTTAACGTAGCCATTTTTTCCTCCCTTATAAaatttattcaatttaattGTTGGATTTTCCGcagtttttcagtgtgagattaacTCTTCTATTACCTGATTTGAGTCTACTAtatgattttttaaaaaagtgggtaaaaaattagaaaacaaaaacaaaccggGCAGGATTTACTTTCCAGGCACTTGAACGAGTTGTTAAATAAGTGGTTctactgatttcttttttttttatacgtTTATAAGGAGCACAAACTACAGCtcagctacaggtccttctcaaaatattagcatattgtgataaagttcattattttccataatgtaatgatgaaaatttaacattcatatattttagattcattgcacactaactgaaatatttcaggtcttttattgtcttaatacggatgattttggcatacagctcatgaaaacccaaaattcctatctcacaaaattagcatatttcatccgaccaataaaagaaaagtgtttttaatacaaaaaacgtcaaccttcaaataatcatgtacagttatgcactcaatacttggtcgggaatccttttgcagaaatgactgcttcaatgcggcgtggcatggaggcaatcagcctgtggtactgctgaggtcttatggaggcccaggatgcttcgatagcggcctttagctcatccagagtgttgggtcttgagtctctcaacgttctcttcacaatatcccacagattctctatggggttcaggtcaggagagttggcaggccaattgagcacagtgataccatggtcagtaaaccatttaccagtggttttggcactgtgagcaggtgccaggtcgtgctgaaaaatgaaatcatcttcataaagcttttcagcagatggaagcatgaagtgctccaaaatctcctgatagctagctgcattgaccctgcccttgataaaacacagtggaccaacaccagcagctgacacggcaccccagaccatcactgactgtgggtacttgacactggacttctggcattttggcatttccttctccccagtcttcctccagactctggcaccttgatttccgaatgacatgcagaatttgctttcatccgaaaaaagtactttggagcactgagcaacagtccagtgctgcttctctgtagcccaagtcaggcgcttctgccgctgtttctggttcaaaagtggcttgacctggggaatgcggcacctgtagcccatttcctgcacacgcctgtgcacggtggctctggatgtttctactccagactcagtccactgcttccgcaggtcccccaaggtctggaatcggcccttctccacaatcttcctcagggtccggtcacctcttctcgttgtgcagcgttttctgccacactttttccttcccacagacttcccactgaggtgccttgatacagcactctgggaacagcctattcgttcagaaatttctttctgtgtctcaccctcttgcttgagggtgtcaatagtggccttctggacagcagtcaggtcggcagtcttacccatgattggggttttgagtgatgaaccaggctgggagttttaaaggcctcaggaatcttttgcaggtgtttagagttaactcgttgattcagatgattacgttcatagctcgtttagagacccttttaatgatatgctaattttgtgagataggaattttgggttttcatgagctgtatgccaaaatcatccgtattaagacaataaaatacctgaaatatttcagttagtgtgcaatgaatctaacatatatgaatgttaaattttcatcatgacattatggaaaataatgaactttatcacaatatgctaatattttgagaaagacctgtatTGCTTGTTGGACCATGttcagcagactcagcaaagTGTATGCTCACACCTCAGGCTCATGAGCACCAAGTAGCGGTACGGTAGGGAGCGGCTTACAGTGGTTCAAAGGTCACTGGGTAGCAATTGACCTCTGTTTAAAGAAAGCAATGCATTTGTTGACTGAGCTGATCTTTGGGTGGTGGCTGTCAGCTGATAGCCTCCATGGAGTGAAAACAGATCTGGTTAGTATTATATACATGCATTAGGAAATGGTCTGTGAAGGGTTTCAGATGAGCTGGGATCAAAAGCTTCCAACATTCAGAGCAGCTGGCCTGCAGTTACTTTTAGACAATTTGCTTCTGAAAACCTGTAGAAATGCATCCCAGCGTTGCTCTTCTGACTTTGGCTCCAAAGTGTTTCTCCATTTGGTGAGCATTAAATCAGAGAGAACCCTTTTGAACGAATGTGAGAAATAATGGTCACATGTTTTTCCAGCATGGCGCCTCTGTTTTGCTCTACCATCCCTGTGCGGCGCTCCGTGAGCGTCTCCTCCTTTCTGGATTGGCTCGCTCCTGTCTGCCGGGCCACATCATCACTCCACACCCACAACTCAGCAGAGACATGGTGGGTGAaccactgttttatttttcagtttagaACTGGAGCTGCTGTTCTGTTTAATCGTCTGAAGGGAGGTTTGAAATGTGATGTTTGTTCTCCTCAGCCAATAGCCTTGGTGTCCTGGGGTCGTACTTTGGAACTGACCACTTTGGCCTCTTCAGACGTCTGTGATTGGCTGCAGATGACACAAGCCACTAGAAATAAGGATGATGGCACGACTCAAACTAGGAAGTACAACCTCCTGTTGACACAGTCAGCAGACCTGCAGCATCTGGGACCAAAGGCAGAAACAAAGGTCAAAATATTTGGTGGAATTTGttccttttctgtttatttacataaaatatatCATGATTTAAAATAGCAATTTTAGTGTTTGGTATTACACAAGGTACAAATGAGTAACTATTATTTCACATCCATAGAATTCTGTGAGGCAATGCTGTAAACAGACCATTTCTTCTTTGCTGAGAGGAACCACTAGGGCAGTACCTAGTATGAAGAAGGATTACTGGAAACCAATGAAAGAGGGAAGGAGAAATAGGGAAATACGAGCTGCAAATGGAGCCAAACGGTACATTAGTAAGAGAGCTGATAAAATGACAAATGACTCCAGCCAGATCAATGAAAGTATTCCCCAAAGAAAAGAGGATGCCCATCTCTTGGATCCTTCTTTTCCAAGGCAGACTCCTCAGTTTGAGATCCAGAAGCAACATCAGGATATTACATCACTGCCCACCGCTCATTTGGTCTTACACAACGCTGAGAGTTTGCTTCAGATCAATTCATCTCAGGCAGAAGGTGCAGATTCCGTCACAGAAGGCGTGAAAGAGAGAAACTCTGGTAAGAGTCTCGTGGTTCAGGGCAGGATGAAGGACAATGAGGTGGTAGATGTTGAAGAAAGGGGAGTAGAGCGTAATGAAAAGCACAATGATCAGCCCTTTAAGTTCAATTCCACTTCCAAATTCCCTTTGGAGCATCAGCAGCAGAAATCCCAGTTGGAAATCGACAGGCAGTCCAGCAGCAACGACTGTTCTGACTGCAAAGTAGGCGAACTCTGTGACTGCCCTGAAACCTCAGGAGCAGAGAGCCGCATCGCTACACTCAACTTTGGGTTGCAAAGGACCCCCATGACCGATGAAGCAGTATGGGCTGCAGCAGCACTGGGCTTCCTCCTGGTGCTCCTCACACTGTCCATTCTTCACACTCGCCTGTACCACCACTGGAGGACCACACCCAGCCTGTACTGGCACGACCCGCGTCAGGACTACGACAGCGTTGCGGGTGGGTGACACCATGTTGGAGTCTGATCACCATGTTGAGCTTTTGCTTGGAATGAGTGCTCACTGTGATGTGCTTGTCTTCTAGATGTTATACGCAGGAGGCTGAAAATTGCAAAGAGGAGGCGGAAAAGAAGCCGAAGGAAGGAGTGTGTTCTACTGCCGAGCTCCTCCAGCTCAGATGAAAATCCATAGAACGAGACAGAAAACATCTCAAAAAAAGACCTCCAGGTGTTTGCAATTAGATGACGTGAAAACTGGACACAAACAAGCAGAAGAATATAAAATTGGACCGCTCTCCTAAAGTATGCCGATACTCCAATGTAGCTGGGCTGGGCTACAGGGCTGTACTAAAAAACAGGATTGATGCTGGATAAAACTCTGGTATTGGGCTAACAGAGaagcattttaaatgttaaatttaaccACAGTGTTTGATCATCTCAGATGTTTCATTGAAGGAGAATGTAAAGGTGAATAATCTAGTTTAAAGACCATCACTCTACTGACAGACCAAAGTAAGTTGTTTTTAGTGGGGGGtcctttagttatttttttttttacatgtggtTTAGCTAATTATTTTGCTTTGACCTGTAAATGTACATTGCTGCTGTGAGCAACTCTTCCGCagtgtgttttaatgtttatacCTGCATTGTTTTAGACAGGACTCTACATCGacttacacacacatacagaacaTTCAAAAAGAGacacaatacaaaaaaatacaccACGATGAACATAGAACACacacattgtaaaaaataaaatcattaacaGGTTTTTGAAATCCTCCTGCTGTTTAATTGCTGCTGGaatgaatgattttttttgtgtatCGCTATGCTGCCCAGTGGGACTTTGTATCTCCAGCCTAATGGGAGGAGACTAGATGAGTAATGGAGGGGATGAGACGGTTCCTCTGTTCAGTCTCGCACAGATGGGACTGAAATGTGTGATGAACCAATTATTTTGCGAGCTTGATTTGTAGTGTGAGAGGTGAGAACGTCAGAGTGCCTTTGGACAGACAGGTGTCCATCTGTGTCTCCAGATACTTGAAGCACTCCACGTCTTCAACTTGCTCTCCTTGAATAGTCAAAAATGTT
This genomic window from Girardinichthys multiradiatus isolate DD_20200921_A chromosome 18, DD_fGirMul_XY1, whole genome shotgun sequence contains:
- the tp53i13 gene encoding uncharacterized protein tp53i13 — its product is MPSRASSPPLAAPLLAALWLALGRCGASESPGPECDNGKLHLDRDLPSDAVYWGCPIATQPVFTQGLPSIDTVYDPETARQVCMDYPIPYNHTIPNSGAFRPVMTESGEYLYCPPQRWLNNLHHGASVLLYHPCAALRERLLLSGLARSCLPGHIITPHPQLSRDMPIALVSWGRTLELTTLASSDVCDWLQMTQATRNKDDGTTQTRKYNLLLTQSADLQHLGPKAETKNSVRQCCKQTISSLLRGTTRAVPSMKKDYWKPMKEGRRNREIRAANGAKRYISKRADKMTNDSSQINESIPQRKEDAHLLDPSFPRQTPQFEIQKQHQDITSLPTAHLVLHNAESLLQINSSQAEGADSVTEGVKERNSGKSLVVQGRMKDNEVVDVEERGVERNEKHNDQPFKFNSTSKFPLEHQQQKSQLEIDRQSSSNDCSDCKVGELCDCPETSGAESRIATLNFGLQRTPMTDEAVWAAAALGFLLVLLTLSILHTRLYHHWRTTPSLYWHDPRQDYDSVADVIRRRLKIAKRRRKRSRRKECVLLPSSSSSDENP